The following coding sequences lie in one Fusarium poae strain DAOMC 252244 chromosome 1, whole genome shotgun sequence genomic window:
- a CDS encoding hypothetical protein (TransMembrane:1 (o519-537i)), with amino-acid sequence MESVISYVPCVSVPLPATSRPVQDVQEVNAPCSITPPLALGISPFDEIRTAFKRIANDIRTAKISFAEPTPVPAPDHPWIEANSREYFGRLHEAWPILHAPSYTIGMEDSFIVATSVAMISCWLKNPDEYGEVVMELHETLMNAASEYISNTICRHEIDKPWPIEAYQAIALQIVFAFYHGDKRLIAKASLLRGTLIMSMREIDFFNSDGSAEQQRIHYPGTFVPWLMTVREKWKRYFSFDLADYKTEAHKFRIIVSLYKIDAYYALAHFQAPTLFREELDITMPATFSLWNAFGLDIFFKRLPFEPTDRSNFKITEICANPNTPAKSLLLLEDVHLAMCGLSPAIWNHAQIVRRSAEAGRSTHNSTASLAWQLEAWKADVERLQHQCFQTFHDPGMGEFPFKAYIADFDDNIPRAKAAAMIHVKCLTSDCMMIYHLQSIQLYSDTRVINTVAKAHTSPVLTDREPTVRPRLQKIHNQLSLWTKTPESRKALLHALAVLIDCETALESNSPQTQSIDPAAYLAISMSALVVWAWLLFSEAACMCVPSLNHINIGVDPPDLQNTNTARLETWVQADGTAAV; translated from the exons ATGGAGAGCGTAATTTCATATGTCCCATGTGTCAGCGTTCCTTTACCCGCAA CCTCTCGTCCGGTACAGGATGTCCAAGAGGTCAACGCGCCTTGTTCCATCACACCCCCTCTAGCGCTTGGGATATCTCCATTTGATGAAATTAGAACAGCGTTTAAGCGAATCGCCAACGATATCCGAACAGCTAAGATATCTTTTGCCGAGCCTACGCCTGTTCCTGCACCAGATCATCCATGGATCGAGGCGAATTCAAGAGAATATTTTGGTCGACTCCATGAGGCTTGGCCTATTTTGCATGCTCCTTCTTATACGATTGGTATGGAAGACTCATTTATCGTCGCGACGTCTGTGGCTATGATAAGTTGCTGGTTGAAAAATCCGGATGAGTATGGAGAGGTGGTGATGGAGTTGCACGAGACTCTTATGAATGCAGCTTCTGAATACATT TCAAATACGATATGTCGACATGAAATTGACAAACCTTGGCCGATAGAAGCATATCAAGCCATCGCCCTCCAAATTGTCTTTGCCTTTTACCACGGT GACAAGAGATTAATCGCAAAAGCATCTCTGCTACGAGGCACACTCATCATGTCAATGAGAGAAATCGATTTTTTCAACAGCGATGGCTCAGCAGAGCAACAACGAATTCATTACCCAGGAACATTTGTCCCATGGCTAATGACAGTCCGTGAGAAATGGAAACGGTATTTTTCCTTCGACCTTGCAGACTACAAAACGGAAGCTCACAAATTCAGAATCATCGTCTCGCTCTACAAAATCGACGCCTATTACGCTTTAGCGCACTTCCAAGCTCCAACTCTCTTTAGAGAAGAACTCGACATCACCATGCCCGCCACTTTCTCCCTCTGGAACGCTTTTGGTTTAGACATTTTCTTCAAACGTCTTCCCTTTGAACCAACTGACCGATCAAACTTTAAAATCACTGAAATCTGCGCCAACCCAAATACTCCCGCCAAGTCTCTTTTACTACTGGAAGATGTCCACCTCGCTATGTGTGGTTTATCACCCGCGATATGGAACCACGCGCAAATCGTGCGAAGAAGTGCTGAGGCAGGACGCTCTACTCACAATTCAACGGCGTCGCTTGCGTGGCAGCTGGAAGCGTGGAAAGCTGATGTTGAGAGACTACAGCACCAGTGTTTTCAAACCTTTCACGATCCGGGCATGGGCGAGTTTCCGTTCAAGGCTTATATCGCGGACTTTGACGATAATATACCAAGGGCAAAGGCCGCTGCCATGATACATGTCAAATGCTTAACTTCGGATTGCATGATGATTTATCATCTACAGAGCATTCAGCTATATTCCGACACGCGGGTCATTAACACTGTTGCCAAAGCCCACACCTCACCTGTTCTCACAGACCGCGAACCCACCGTCCGACCACGCCTACAGAAGATTCACAACCAATTGAGTCTCTGGACGAAAACACCAGAAAGTCGAAAAGCATTACTGCATGCCCTGGCAGTGCTCATAGATTGCGAGACAGCTCTGGAATCCAACTCGCCTCAGACGCAATCCATTGATCCAGCTGCTTACCTCGCCATCTCCATGAGCGCCCTTGTAGTATGGGCGTGGCTTTTGTTCAGCGAGGCAGCTTGCATGTGTGTTCCTAGTCTGAACCACATCAACATTGGCGTCGATCCACCAGATCTGCAGAACACCAATACGGCGAGATTGGAAACATGGGTACAGGCTGATGGGACAGCGGCT GTTTAA
- a CDS encoding hypothetical protein (TransMembrane:1 (o233-251i)) has translation MVSFKDIQTSNALINDVTAPRIAVFVGGTSGIGKFTLQALVAKGTSIRVYLIGRESAQQRTETFIQEMQTINPKAEIIWVQGEVSLLADTKRVCDVIKSKEKSVDLLFLSPGYAPFTNRKDTSEGFDISQTLRYHSRMLFVLHLLPLLNAAENPRVISVLGGGMERKPVRLDDIDLKRSGNFNFVTAHTQAVDMNTLFLEHLANENPQVTFIHSSPGWVNTGNVRRGLDPNTILAWAIWLLLEPLIAIFSFSDEESGQRYLFQSTSAAFGGRGTTWTGKVGVNSHEEKKNGLFLVTRKCDCTLNSKTVGVLRETAQKRIVDHTKEVLTPFL, from the coding sequence ATGGTCTCATTCAAAGATATCCAAACTTCCAACGCCCTCATCAACGATGTCACAGCTCCGCGCATCGCCGTCTTTGTCGGCGGTACATCAGGCATCGGAAAATTCACCCTCCAAGCCTTGGTCGCAAAAGGAACCAGTATCAGAGTCTATCTCATCGGCAGAGAGAGCGCTCAACAACGCACAGAGACTTTCATCCAAGAGATGCAAACTATAAACCCCAAAGCTGAGATCATCTGGGTCCAAGGCGAAGTCTCGCTTCTCGCCGACACAAAGAGAGTGTGCGACGtcatcaaaagcaaagagaagAGTGTTGATCTACTCTTTCTCTCACCAGGCTATGCACCTTTTACAAACCGGAAAGATACATCCGAGGGCTTTGACATCTCTCAGACTCTGAGATACCACTCTCGCATGTTGTTTGTACTGCATTTACTTCCTCTTCTAAATGCAGCTGAGAATCCTAGAGTCATCAGTGTCTTGGGTGGTGGTATGGAACGCAAACCTGTCCGACTAGACGACATCGATCTCAAGAGATCGGGGAATTTCAATTTCGTTACAGCCCATACGCAAGCCGTCGACATGAACACTTTGTTTCTCGAACATCTGGCCAACGAGAACCCCCAAGTGACGTTCATTCATTCCTCTCCTGGCTGGGTCAACACTGGCAACGTCAGAAGGGGTTTGGATCCTAATACAATTCTTGCTTGGGCTATctggcttcttcttgagccaCTGATTGCTATTTTTTCGTTTAGTGATGAAGAATCTGGACAGAGATATTTGTTTCAAAGCACGAGTGCCGCGTTTGGAGGGAGAGGCACGACATGGACAGGAAAAGTCGGAGTGAATTCtcatgaagaaaagaagaatggGCTATTTCTTGTCACCAGAAAATGTGACTGTACGCTGAATTCAAAGACGGTTGGCGTCTTACGAGAGACGGCACAGAAGAGAATCGTTGATCATACCAAGGAAGTTTTGACACCCTTTCTTTAG
- a CDS encoding hypothetical protein (TransMembrane:1 (o545-565i)), which yields MTAPAPADTDKRVSRACVSCRSRKTRCDLDSTGIPGDPPCRRCIEKHQECVLATSRRGGRRIKGQRLSHHQPSNESHQPLENGTTRQMDTSSGSHTQRPQDTEESTEWLSSHLGSNSDDDEEEGRDAVQLQGHFTSSDLLNPSDALDLLAHVADMEPERHDHDQTQDAGGQAKGSGNVTGAPQGVCNYPPIESGALALSEVSFLIEQYHDNFHIFFPIAYSVIFDHTRLLESLEKEQYLVTAILTVATKDDPSWSKAHTACARYMESQISKLIYTGSTTVGAVEALLILAEWAPQPLEENLMIGCGKEDQGSWMLVGVAIRLAYLQNLEQTGLTQRGEDVTPDLSRKRIAWAACYMSDRQVSIRLGKGFWSRGPGPSVNLRAADFPYLQTQTLGNNNLALLFQAHLEITQLFSNAHDILYSSTSHREQLYTGGEYVRYIDDFSAVLRRWKLSWGGLSFVPRVKASLMLSYDFLRLYINAFAFQANLNRIVRRQRKRPAGPLFSELAAAPDARFIYESIDAANSILCTINSFIDPVKVFKYMPLKFYLYVIYAAVFLFKAIFAGAIKPSEARGVRRAIYETISRLQKTSDNQQSLGQRYARSLKLLWLKMLGRSRSQAARAEEPSDSIVSINRGAHQVQMDQSEPTPSSDPFNSFSWKDLHSLGEFISNDETSLFNDNFIISPEQDSIQGIEGPDHMDSSFFYSGSLGDNDIIF from the exons ATGACTGCACCAGCGCCAGCAGACACCGACAAGAGAGTTTCGAGAGCCTGTGTCAGTTGCAGATCTCGAAAGACGCGTTGTGATCT TGATTCTACCGGCATACCTGGAGATCCCCCATGCCGTCGGTGCATTGAGAAACACCAAGAATGTGTTCTTGCAACTTCACGTCGAGGCGGACGTCGCATCAAAGGCCAGCGTCTTAGTCACCACCAGCCTTCCAACGAATCCCACCAACCGCTCGAAAACGGAACGACTAGGCAAATGGACACGTCCTCAGGTTCCCATActcaaagacctcaagataCGGAAGAATCCACCGAATGGCTGTCTTCGCATCTCGGATCAAATTCagatgacgacgaagaggaaggacgtGACGCTGTGCAGCTCCAGGGCCATTTCACATCTTCAGATCTTCTCAATCCCTCAGACGCGCTTGATCTGTTGGCTCATGTCGCCGATATGGAACCTGAGAGACATGATCACGACCAAACGCAAGACGCGGGTGGACAAGCCAAAGGTTCAGGAAACGTCACAGGCGCACCTCAGGGCGTTTGTAACTACCCGCCTATAGAATCTGGGGCCCTTGCACTTTCAGAGGTATCGTTTCTGATTGAGCA ATATCATGACAACTTCCACATCTTCTTCCCCATCGCCTACAGCGTTATTTTCGACCACACCCGGCTCCTTGAATCACTAGAGAAAGAGCAATATCTTGTCACAGCTATTCTAACTGTAGCTACGAAGGATGACCCCTCTTGGTCCAAAGCGCACACTGCATGTGCCCGATATATGGAGAGTCAAATCTCAAAGTTGATATATACCGGCTCAACAACTGTCGGTGCAGTCGAAGCACTATTGATACTTGCCGAATGGGCTCCTCAGCCGCTCGAGGAAAATCTCATGATCGGATGCGgaaaagaagatcaaggTTCATGGATGCTTGTGGGCGTTGCTATTCGTCTTGCATACCTTCAAAACTTGGAACAAACTGGACTGACGCAGCGAGGTGAAGATGTAACTCCGGATTTGAGTAGGAAAAGGATAGCTTGGGCAG CTTGCTACATGAGTGATCGTCAAGTATCAATCCGGCTTGGGAAGGGGTTCTGGTCTCGTGGTCCGGGCCCATCTGTCAATCTGAGGGCTGCCGACTTCCCGTATCTTCAAACCCAAACTTTGGGCAATAATAACCTGGCTTTGCTTTTCCAAGCACACCTTGAGATAACTCAGCTTTTTAGCAATGCGCATGATATCCTATACTCCTCAACCAGCCACAGGGAGCAACTATATACAGGAGGCGAGTACGTGCGATATATA GATGACTTCTCCGCCGTTCTCCGCAGATGGAAGCTATCGTGGGGCGGACTCAGCTTCGTACCTCGTGTCAAGGCGTCCCTAATGTTGTCATATGATTTTCTTCGCCTTTATATCAATGCTTTTGCATTCCAAGCCAATCTCAACCGCATCGTCCGTCgtcaaagaaaaagaccaGCCGGTCCTCTGTTTTCGGAACTTGCTGCTGCACCGGATGCAAGGTTTATCTATGAGTCAATCGACGCGGCGAATTCAATACTTTGTACTATCAACAGTTTCATTGATCCCGTCAAAGTTTTCAAATACATGCCTTTAAAGTTCTACCTCTATGTTATATATGCTGCTGTCTTTCTATTCAAG GCTATCTTCGCTGGTGCTATCAAGCCTTCAGAAGCACGCGGTGTTCGTCGAGCTATATACGAAACCATATCCCGTCTACAGAAAACTTCGGATAATCAACAAAGTCTTGGCCAACGCTACGCTCGGTCCCTTAAGCTCCTGtggttgaagatgttggGACGATCCAGATCGCAAGCTGCAAGAGCCGAGGAACCCTCTGACTCTATAGTCTCAATCAACCGAGGAGCCCACCAAGTTCAAATGGATCAAAGTgaaccaacaccaagctcCGATCCTTTTAATAGCTTCTCATGGAAAGACCTTCACTCTCTAGGGGAGTTCATATCCAACGATGAGACATCACTTTTCAAtgacaacttcatcatcagcCCTGAACAAGACTCGATACAGGGGATCGAGGGACCTGATCATATGGATAGTAGTTTCTTTTATTCTGGATCCCTGGGGGACAATGATATCATATTCTGA
- a CDS encoding hypothetical protein (TransMembrane:12 (i7-25o50-70i82-100o106-126i138-157o169-191i261-283o295-320i327-350o362-385i405-422o428-448i)): protein MELQGQSLILTVSVLTSLGFMLIGYDNGLMGGLVNTSAFKDTFDDPDADMIGVIVAIFEIGCFFGAIFAAIWGEKLGRRRSILIGCIILIIGAILQASSYSRAMMIVGRIVSGLGLGTVNSTVPVMQAEFSPKSSRGIYVCAQLSTLNFGIFLVYWIDYALSSHQASYAWRVPVILQCVPIIVMICLLTIIPETPRWLAAHDRPEECLKVLARIQGTTVDDPDVRVLHSVITQTVAYETSIGSGSWKDLLKEDSIKSRKRLILACAIQSFQQLGGINAIIYYSSTLFEKSVGFSAHMSALMSGFLQTWFFVASFIPWLLIDRIGRRPLLLSMISVMAATMAVQAGLIYQVENNTASAHASGIAAAAMLFIFQGAFTIGFQATVWVYPSEILPLRLRQRGSSISTAANWIFNYMIVQITPISINNIGWRTYIIFAVLNALWAPLIFLFFPETKGLELEGVDHLFGGEDIARTLDEKSHGNVVMLESVDRDGTA, encoded by the exons ATGGAGTTGCAGGGTCAAAGCCTCATCTTGACCGTCAGTGTCCTGACATCGCTGGGCTTCATGCTTATCGGTTATGACAATGGCCTCATGGGTGGTCTTGTCAACACTTCAGCCTTCAAGGACACATTTGATGATCCTGATGCCGACATGATTGGCGTCATTGTTGCCATTTTCGAAA TTGGATGTTTCTTCGGTGCCATCTTTGCAGCCATCTGGGGCGAAAAGCTCGGTCGCCGTCGCTCAATCCTTATCGGCTGCATCATCTTGATTATTGGTGCTATTCTTCAGGCTTCTTCTTATAGTCGAGCTATGATGATTGTTGGCCGAATAGTTTCGGGTCTTGGGCTTGGTACCGTCAACTCGACTGTCCCTGTTATGCAGGCAGAGTTCAGTCCCAAGTCCAGCAGAGGAATCTACGTCTGCGCTCAGCTTTCGACTCTCAACTTTGGCATTTTCCTTGTCTATTGGATAGACTATGCTCTTTCTTCTCACCAAGCAAGCTATGCCTGGCGTGTCCCTGTTATCCTGCAATGCGTCCCTATCATTGTCATGATCTGCCTCTTGACCATCATTCCCGAGACTCCACGTTGGCTGGCAGCACATGACAGACCCGAGGAGTGTCTCAAGGTCCTCGCTCGGATCCAGGGTACTACCGTCGATGACCCTGACGTGCGGGTCCTTCATAGTGTCATCACTCAAACTGTCGCCTATGAGACGTCGATTGGCTCTGGTTCCTGGAAAGACCTCCTCAAGGAAGACAGTATCAAGTCTCGCAAAAGACTTATCCTGGCGTGCGCCATACAGTCCTTCCAGCAATTGGGTGGTATCAACGCTATCATTT ACTATTCTAGTACATTGTTCGAGAAGAGCGTTGGCTTCTCTGCTCACATGTCAGCTCTCATGTCAGGTTTCCTACAGACATGGTTCTTTGTCGCATCTTTCATTCCATGGCTCTTGATCGACCGTATTGGTCGTAGACCTCTG CTCTTATCCATGATCAGTGTTATGGCTGCCACTATGGCTGTCCAAGCTGGCCTGATTTATCAAGTGGAGAACAACACTGCCTCGGCGCACGCTTCAGGTATTGCGGCAGCAGCAatgcttttcatctttcaaGGAGCATTTACCATTGGTTTCCAAGCAACTGTTTGGGTCTATCC CTCGGAGATCTTGCCCCTTCGCCTACGACAGCGCGGTTCGTCTATCTCTACAGCTGCCAATTGGATCTTCAACTAC ATGATTGTTCAGATCACTCCCATCTCGATCAACAACATTGGCTGGAGGACATACATCATCTTTGCGGTACTGAACGCTCTTTGGGCCCCCCtcatcttcttgttcttccccgAGACCAAGGGCTTGGAGTTGGAAGGTGTTGATCATCTTTTCGGTGGCGAGGATATTGCTAGGACCCTAGATGAGAAGAGCCACGGCAATGTGGTCATGTTGGAGTCTGTGGATCGAGACGGCACTGCCTAG